The DNA region CTACAGCAAATTGCGCTTCTTGCTGGAGTACAAGGCGGCGCTGAGGGGGGTGCGGGTGGTGGCGGTAGACCCCAGGCACACCAGCCAGGAATGCCCCCGCTGTGGGCATATCGCCCGAGAGAACCGTAAAAGCCAGGCCCTTTTCCGTTGCCAGTGCTGCGGCTTTCAGCACAACGCGGATTGGGTGGCAGCCACCAACATTGCCTTGCGTGCAGGACCGCAGGCCCTCCCGCAGGGAATCGTCGCCCGAAGAGCAGGCTCGACGGGCATGGGCCGCGAGGGGATGGGCATAGCCGCTGGGCGCTGTGCGCCTAACCTGTGTAAACCGGCCCGGATTCTGAGGGTGTCTTCTCTGCATCGTCTCGCCTCGGAAAGCCCCCGGCTTTAGCCGTGGGGTGGTTTACACCGCCAAATATAAACTATCTCCACAGGAGCCTGGAGGCGGATGAGAGCCGGGCTAGGGGCGGGGAGCCGGTCCGGCGGGGTAGCCCGTGGAGATCCCCCGGCCCCCGCCTCCGCCCGATTCCCCGGCCATCCCCCGGCCTCCGCCCCCCCCGGCGGTCATCCCCCGGAACACCCCCCCGGTGACGCTCTCCCGGCTGGCGTTGAGGGCCGCCGATCCCATGAACATCTGGAGCCCGGCGTTCCCGGCGGCCATCCCCGCCATGAGCAGCTGCCCGATGAGCTGGGTGATCGTACCCAGCATCACGATGGTGATGGCGATGGCGGTGAGCATCAGGATCACCATGTTCAGCATCTTGCTTCGCAGGCTGGCCATGACCTTGCTCTGGAAATCGGTCTGGGACTCCTCCGCGGCGTAGAGCCGGTTCAGCAGCCCCAGCAACTCCGAGCCGTCGGCCCAGGTGTCCTTGGCCTCCAAAAACGAGTTGGGAGGGAGGTTGCTGGCCTTGAAGGCTACTTCGCGCAGCCCCTGCACCACCTTGTCGCCTTGCGCACCGGTCATCCCCTCCGCGGCGGTCATGGTCAGCACCGCGTACAGCGGGCGTTCCCCAAAGTCCGGCTGGGCCTGGTAGCGCTTGAAGAGGTCCAGCATGGCCTTGACGTTGCCCGCCAGGCTGGCCCCGTCGCCGCTTTTGAACAGCCCGTCGAGTTCCCTGTAGAGCTGGTCTTGGGTGTCCTTAGCGAGGTTACTCCACAGCCCCACCCCGCTGAACTGCGGGGTGGCCCGCTCGATCACCCGCCGGAAGGCCTGGCCCATGACCACCTCCGACTGCGGGCGTCCGCTGGCGGTGACGCCCGAGGGCTGCTGCTTGCCGTACTGCTCGTTGAGTATCTGCTGGTACTCCCTAGTCACCGAACCATTCTGGTCGAAGCTGACCCGCTCGTCGCACAGGGCGTTGGCCTTGAGCGGCAGCAGCGAACCCTGGCTCTCCCGATCAGCCTGCAGGCACTGGTAGAGGTTATACAGCTGCACCGAGGCCAGGCTGCTCCCCGTCAGGGCGAACCCCGCCGCCCCCAGGGGAATCCCGGCTTTCTTCAGGTCGTCGGCCACGGTCTGGAGTTCGTCGAATTTCTGCCGCGAGTAGGAGTAGGACAGCCCCATCCCCGTCGAGAGCAGCACCCCCGAGATGAGCGGGGTGACCAAAGCCACCAGGGCCAGCCGGCTGGCCCCAGCCAGGATGGAGGTGCCCCCGAACAGGACCAGCGGGATCAGCAGCGGCATGAAGAACAGCACGCTGTAGAGGTAGAGCCCGGCCAGGGTGTTCACCGCGTGGAAGGTGGCGATGGCCAGCATGGGCCCCATGACCAGCAAGGAGCGGGCCGTGCCCAGGGTGCCGGCCACGCTGCGGGCCACCTCCGGGGCTCCGCTGCCGCTGACACAGCCGCTGGCCGCGCCGCCCAGGCCACCGCCGTTCAGGGCCCCGATCAGCCCCCCCGCCCCACAGCGCAGGATCACCGGGGCGGCTTCGGCCAGGTTGGCCGTACCGGCGGCGGACCAGGCGATCAGGGTCAGGTTGGTGATGACCTCCTGAGCTTTTTTGATCGACTGGCCCTCGTTCTTCAGCGAGGCGATGATGGCGCTGTTGGCCCCGGCCAGCATCACGTCCTTGAAGAGCGTTTTTACCAGGCGGTGGCTCTCTAGCTCCGGGGCGTTGGGCTGGACTACCGCAATCGTCTTGGTTTTCACCTGATAGCCCCCATTCCCGTCGGGCTCCAGCACCGGTTTGTCCACCTGCTTGGTGCTGGTATCCACGGTGCAGGGGTAGCTGTTTTCGGTACCCGCCGTGCAGCCGTTCTTGCTGGGAGGGAGCACCAGCAGCTGCCAGCCGACCCCCACCAGCACCAGCCGCAGCAGCACCTCGGCCAGCGACTGTCGCCCGCTGAAGATTTGCAGGACCAGCAAGGCCAGCCCCGCCAGCAGGAGCATCAGCCCCAGGTTGTACAGGATGATCGGCACCTTGTACTCCCGCATCCGCTGACCGAACCAGGGAATCCAGCGGTCGGTGTCGGGAAAATACTCCACGTACTGGGTCGGGTCGGAGAGGGTCTGAATGATCTGGATGCCGTCGTCCAGGCTGAAGCTGTTGCTCCCGCTGGAGTTGCCCCCCGCGGCCAGCGCCAGGCTCATCCACAATCCCAGGATCAACACGACAAAACGCATACCCCCTCCTTAGCGGAACTCCGACATCTCCGCCTGGCGCTGCGAAAGCTCCACCGGCATCTGGTAGAGCCCTTCCAGGACGGCGTTGGTGGCCATCAACTCCTGGGCGAACTCCTCCGCTGACTGGCGGGACTGGCCCTTGAACTGCTCCAGGGCCTCCATCTCCCGGCGCAGGATGATGCGGGTCTGGGCCGCCAGGATCTGGTTGGTGGCGGCCTGGGCCTGAATCTGCTCCTTGGCCAGCCGCACCAGCCGGTCCTCCGAGGTCAGCTGCATCCGCAGGCTCTCCCCCTGAAGCTGGCTCATCTCGATCAGCACCCCCCGCACCGAGGCCTGGGCCTGGGTGGAGTCCCTGGCCCGCTTGACGATATCCTCGGCTTGTTTGGCCATCTCGCTATTGACCTCGCTCAGCCGCTTGGCGACCTCCTCGTCGCGCAGCGTCTTGCGCTCGACCTGTACGGCCTGCTCGCGCAAGTTTTGGCGGTTGGCTTCGTTCTGCTGCTCCTGGGAGCTGTTGCTCAGGTTGCTGACCTGCAAGGCCCCGATCAGGCTGTCCAGCTTGGCCTCGGCCTCCTGTTTCCTCGCCTTCTTGTCGGTTTTAGTGAGCGCGAGGTCCGAGCCGGGGAAAACCGAGGCCAGCCAGGAACTGCTCACCTCATAGGCCCCCCGGCGGATTTGCCGCTCCACTGCGGTCACCGTGTCCACCAGCCACTGCTCGGCGTTGTAGAGGCTGGCCGAAACCTTGTCGATGGTGTCCACGCCGATCAGTCCGCCCACCCAGTTGTTGAGCTGGCTTTGCAGGGCGTTGCCCAGCTGTCCCAGGAAGTCGTTGATGATGGCGTTGCCCAGGTTGCTGGCCCGGCTGCCCAGGCTGTTGACGATGCTCACCGCCCGGTTGTACAGGCTCGAGATCGGACACACCAACGAGCCGATGGCCCGCCCCTGGTGGACCGCGCAGACCTGCCCCAGCAGCCGCGAGAGGGGCACCTGATCGTATGCGCCCTGCTGGGTTGCCGGAATCCCCAGGACGTTGTTGAGCAGCCAGTTGAGCACCGTTCCGAAAGCACCCCCCCCGGTCTGAATGGTCTTGACGGTAGGCTCCTGAAAGTACAGGTCGGGAACGGTGAAAAAGGTGAAGTCCGGGCGCTCCACGTTGGCCAGGGCCGGGCTGTTCAGGAGAAGCAATAAAAGGGGCAGAATCCAGATCCTTTTCATGCCGTTTCCTCCACCAGTTGTTCCTCGGCAAACCAGGGTCGGTAGGGAGCGGTATCCACCCCGGAGAGCAGGCCCAGGGCTTCCAGCAGCCCCCGTTCGGCCTCCAGCGCTCGCCGCCGGGCCACGTCGCGGGCGCTGGAGGTGAAGGCCCAGTAGTCCAGCGGGGTGGGGGCGATGCGCAGGATGTCGCCCTGCAAGCGGCTGTCCTCCCCGCGCAAGAAGTACAGCAGTTCGCTCCACTCCCCGTTGCGCCGTTCCAGGGTGGCCAGGTAGTCCACCATACTCTCCGGCAGGCCCAGGGTCTGCACCACCAGCTCCTCCTGCTCGGGCACCCGCAGGATCATAAAGATGCTGGTCGAGTCCAGCACCCCCTTCACGAAGGGCCCCTGGTAGTCGGCGATGCTCTGGGTGATGGTCCACACCCCCGCCCCGTAGGAGCGGGCCCGGCGGTAGAGGTCGGTGACCAGCGCCGCCGAGGCCTCGATCTTGAAGACCGCGTGGGCCTCGTCGAAGAGGATCAGCTTCTTGCGCTCGCGGGGACGACGGTTCAGCCGGTCGTAGATGAGCTGGGCGATCAGGCTGATCCCCAGCGCGGTGACCCGGGGGTCGTCGAAAGCGTCGAAACCGGCGATGTCGAAATAGACCACCGGGTTGTCCCCCATGACCACGTTGGTCTTCCCGTCCAGAAAGCGCCCCATGGCCCCCTGGGTCCACACCGAAAGCTCGATGGCCAGCTTGCGGGCCAGGGTCTTCTCCTCGGCCTCGATGGGCCGCCCGGAGAGCTTGCCCAGGTTGGGCAGGGTGTTGAGCACGTCGGAAAGGGTGACCGTCCCCAGGCGGAAGCCCTCCTCGCCGGGAAGCCGCTCCAAAGCCGCCTGGTAGGCGGTGCGCACCGCCTCCATCCACAGCTGCTCCTTGAGGTGGATCTCCTCGTCGGGGCTGCCGCTTTTGAGGATGTGGAACACCCGTTGCAAGAAGGTCAGCTTTTCCTCCGAGGGCTCGGTGGCCCCGGGGGGCAGGTCGAACATGTTGAGGGTCACCCCGGCCCCCGGGGCGATGGAGATGGTAGCCCCTCCGGCCAGGGTCACCAGCGGGGTGTAGTCCCCCTTCTTGTCCACGATGATGAGGTCCATCTCCCCTTCGGCCATCGCGTCGGAGAGCAGCATCTGCACCGTGAAGGTCTTGCCCGAGCCGGAGGCCCCGATCACGGCGGTGTTCCAGTTGGTGGTCTTGGGATCGAAGAGGTCGATGTTGGTGAAGCTGCTGTAGCGGTTGGTGCTCAGGCAGGTGGCCCGCTTGAGGCGGGGCCGCACCCAGGGGCCGTAGAACACCGAGGCCTGGCTGACGTTGTTGGAAAGCCCGCTGAAGAGGATGTCCTGGCTGCGCCCGGAGAAGGGCAGCAGCAGGCTATAGGGGTAGGCCAGGTACTCCCCGTTGCGCCGCCACTTGGCCCCCATCATGTCCCCCAGCCGGGGCAGCATGATCCGCTCGATGGCGTCGAGGTGCTCCACGCTGTCCCCGCGCACCAGCAGGCTGGCCCCCCAGCGCAGGAAGTGCTCCCCGCTCTTCTCCTGCCGCCTCAGGGCCTCCAGCAAATCCTGCACGGCGTTGGCCACGCTGGACTCGGGGGCGCTGGAGGTGTCGCTGTTGAGCTGCCAGGCCTGGCGCTTGCGGTTTTCCAGCTTTTGCAGCACCGCCCCCTGCGGGGGGTGCTGCACGTCCACGATCAGGTAGCTGCGCTCCTGGATCAGGGCGTTGTTGAGCATCCCGTACTGGGTGGCGCTGGGCAGGCCGTACATGGAGTACATCCGCACGTAGTCCAGCCCCAGGTGCAGGTAGTCCCGGGCCACGTTGTAGATCTCCGTTCGGCCCAGGGCCCGCTTGAGGGTCTGCGGGTCGCGTTCCGGCTCGCGCCGCAAGGTCCCCTCGGTGGCGTAGCCGGGGTCGATCCGGTAGGGGGCCGGGGCCTCGTGGTCGTTCAAAAAGCGGTAGCACAGCCGGAAGACTTCCTGATCGTCCATGGCCCAGGCCTCGAAGCCGGCCCGGGAGAGATACCCCAGCAGGCTGTCCCGCAGGGCGTGGGCCTGCTCCAGCAGCCCCCGGATCTCCATGGGGGCGAAGGGGGTGTAGCGGGCCACCTTGCCCCCCGAGCCCAGCGCCGCCGCCGCCCGGCCCAACAGGTAGCTCAGGGCGTTGCTCCCGCCGGTGCGGGGCTGGCCCCCGCTCACCGTGAAGTACACCCGCCAGCTCAGGCGCAGCCCCTTGCGGGCCAGGCCCTCCTGCATCCGGGCCCGCTCCTCGGCCAGCATCCGAAACACCGCCCGCCCCCGCTCCTTGCCCGAGCGGTAGGTGGCGATCTCCTCAGCGTCGCCGTGGCGCGACTCCACGATGATGCGCAGCCGCTCTCCGGTGGGCACCACGCTCTCCAAGAGGCCCCGGAGCTGAGTCAGGAGAAGGCTTCGGTCGCCGTTGGAGCGGAACAGGTCGGGGCCGGGGTTCACCGCCACCCCCACCTCGTAGCGCCCGTCTTCCAGAAACATCACGCCCTCGTGGATTTCCCAGTAGGGCAGCAGGGTGTGCAGGGGTTTGGTATACATCTGTGCCTCTTTGGACGCATCGGCCCCGCTCAGGCGGGGCCGAAGAGCGCGGGGTTTACTCGAACCAGGCCGGGTCGAGGATCAGCGGGACGTGCTGGCGGTCCCGCTCGGGGCGGTAGCGCTGGGCCATGCTCAGGTTCTTTTGCAGGTGCACCAGGGACCGCCCGGGGAAGCGGTCGCGGATCACCCCCGAGACCCGCAACAGCACCAGCCCCAGCACCACCGAGCCGACGGTCCCCCACCAGCCCCACTGAAAATCGTTGGATAGCTGCATCCCCACCAGCATCGGGCCCCCCGCCATAGCGATCTGAAAGGGCTGGTAGCCCATGATGGTGTAGACGCGATCCAGGTTGGGGTGGGATAGGGGTTCCAGGGGGTTCATTGGTTCTTGCAGTAGATCATTGTACCCGAAACCCGGATATAATCTCCATTTGATGTTTTTGTCGGACTAGTTTTCGTATCCAACGTGTATCCGGTGAAAATCTTCTGAATCGTGGCGAAGTTCATCACCAAGATCACCCCGATGGCCAGGGTGATGGCGGTGGTCTTGGCCGCCCGGGCATCGACCAGGAAGTAGGTAATGATCGCCGCCGCCAGCAGCACGATGATGATCAGTCGCACCACCACGCCGGTGAGCACGTTGACGATGGGGCAGAGCAGGTCAGCGGTTTTGTTGGCCGCGTCTTCCTCCAGCGTCTGCGCCATCGCCATCCCCAGGGCCATCACCACCAGCACGATCAGCCAAGTCAGTCCTCGTTGGTTCATAGGCTCTCCTTTCCAGCGTTCATCTATAACTCTCCGTGTCGTGAGAAGGAGTTCCTCATCCACGTGCGTTGAACGGGTCCTCCTGATAGGATATTAGCATGAGCAATCCTGTAAGCCAAGATTATATGAAAGACGCCCTCGAGCAGGTGCGCCAGGCCCTGGGAGGGGAACTCCCCGAACCCCACACCCCGGCTTTCGAGCAGGCCCTGCGGCGCATCCAGCGCGAGCGCCCGGATCTGCTGGACATCCTCAAAAGCCTGCAAGACCCCCAGGCCCTGCCCCCCACCAACGCCACCCACCAGGCCAACCTGCGGGAATTCGCTGGCGCGGCCAAGCGGGCCCGCTCGGTGGAACGAACCCAGAACTGGCTCAACCGCTGGTTCGGCATCAAGGACCCCCGCCGGGACAGGGTACACTTCAACTACCGCCTGATGGCCCTGGTGATAGGGTCATTCGTGCTGGCCGGAGGAATCCTGTGGGCGGTCTGGCCCGACCTCAGCCGGGCCATGGCCAGCCATAAGCGTCCGTCGAGCGTGAGCTACACCTCCTCCACCTCGAGCCCGGACGCCAATTCCGTCCCTACCCCGCCCCCCGTCGCCTCCACCCCCGCCCCTTCGGGCGCCACGCCCCCCTCCACCGCCACCTCCGCCCCGCCTCCCCCGCCGCTGCCCACCAC from Allomeiothermus silvanus DSM 9946 includes:
- a CDS encoding VirB4 family type IV secretion system protein, whose protein sequence is MYTKPLHTLLPYWEIHEGVMFLEDGRYEVGVAVNPGPDLFRSNGDRSLLLTQLRGLLESVVPTGERLRIIVESRHGDAEEIATYRSGKERGRAVFRMLAEERARMQEGLARKGLRLSWRVYFTVSGGQPRTGGSNALSYLLGRAAAALGSGGKVARYTPFAPMEIRGLLEQAHALRDSLLGYLSRAGFEAWAMDDQEVFRLCYRFLNDHEAPAPYRIDPGYATEGTLRREPERDPQTLKRALGRTEIYNVARDYLHLGLDYVRMYSMYGLPSATQYGMLNNALIQERSYLIVDVQHPPQGAVLQKLENRKRQAWQLNSDTSSAPESSVANAVQDLLEALRRQEKSGEHFLRWGASLLVRGDSVEHLDAIERIMLPRLGDMMGAKWRRNGEYLAYPYSLLLPFSGRSQDILFSGLSNNVSQASVFYGPWVRPRLKRATCLSTNRYSSFTNIDLFDPKTTNWNTAVIGASGSGKTFTVQMLLSDAMAEGEMDLIIVDKKGDYTPLVTLAGGATISIAPGAGVTLNMFDLPPGATEPSEEKLTFLQRVFHILKSGSPDEEIHLKEQLWMEAVRTAYQAALERLPGEEGFRLGTVTLSDVLNTLPNLGKLSGRPIEAEEKTLARKLAIELSVWTQGAMGRFLDGKTNVVMGDNPVVYFDIAGFDAFDDPRVTALGISLIAQLIYDRLNRRPRERKKLILFDEAHAVFKIEASAALVTDLYRRARSYGAGVWTITQSIADYQGPFVKGVLDSTSIFMILRVPEQEELVVQTLGLPESMVDYLATLERRNGEWSELLYFLRGEDSRLQGDILRIAPTPLDYWAFTSSARDVARRRALEAERGLLEALGLLSGVDTAPYRPWFAEEQLVEETA